In the genome of Pongo pygmaeus isolate AG05252 chromosome 9, NHGRI_mPonPyg2-v2.0_pri, whole genome shotgun sequence, one region contains:
- the LOC129007694 gene encoding LOW QUALITY PROTEIN: nucleolar RNA helicase 2-like (The sequence of the model RefSeq protein was modified relative to this genomic sequence to represent the inferred CDS: inserted 1 base in 1 codon; substituted 1 base at 1 genomic stop codon): MPGKLCSDAGLESDTTMKKGETLXKQMEKKEKKEKPKSDKTEEIAEEEETVFPKAKQVKKKAEPSEVDMNSPKSKKAKKRKKPSQNDISPKTKSLRKKKEPIEKKVVSSKTKKVTKNEEPSEEEIDAPKPKKMKKEKEMNGETGEKSPKLKNGFPHPEPDCNPSEADSEESNSKIEQEIPVEQKEGTFSNFPISEENIKLLKGRGVTXFPIQAKTFHHVYSGKDLIAQARTGTGKTFSFAIPLIEKLHAELQDRKRGRPPQVLVLAPTRELANQVSKDFSDITKKLSVACFYGGTPYGGQFEHMRNGIDILVGTPGRVKDHIQNGKLDLTKLKHVVLDEVDQMLDMGFADQVEEILSVVYKKDSEDNPQTLLFSATCPHWVFNVAKKYMKSTYEQVDLIGKKTQKTAITVEHLAIKCHWTQRAVIRVYSGHQGRTIIFCETKKEAQELSQNSAIKQDAQSLHGDIPQKQREITLKGFRNGSFGVLVATNVAARGLDIPEVDLVIQSSPPKDAESYTHRSGRTGRAGRTGVCICFYQHKEEYQLVQVEQKAGIKFKRIGVPSATEIIKASSKDALRLLDSVPPTAISHFKQSAEKLIEENGAVEALAAALALISGATSVDRRSLINANVSFVTMILQCSIEMPNISYAWKELKEQLGEEIDSKVKGMVFLKGKLGVCFDVPTASITEIQEKWHDSRCWQLSVATEQPELEGPREGYGGFRGQREGSGGFRGRRDGNRRFRGQREGNRGPRGQRSGGGNKSNRSQNKVQKRSFSKAFGQ, translated from the exons ATGCCGGGAAAACTCTGTAGTGACGCTGGTTTGGAATCTGACACCACAATGAAAAAAGGGGAGACACTGTGAAAGCaaatggagaagaaagagaaaaaagagaagccaAAATCTGATAAGACTGAAGAGAtagcagaagaggaagaaactgtTTTCCCCAAAGCTAAACAAgttaaaaagaaagcagagcCTTCTGAAGTTGACATGAATTCTCCTAAAtccaaaaaggcaaaaaagagaaagaagccatctcAAAATGACATTTCTCCTAAAACCAaaagtttgagaaagaaaaaggagcccattgaaaagaaagtggtttcttctAAAACCAAAAAAGTGACAAAAAATGAGGAGCCTTCTGAGGAAGAAATAGATGCTCCTAAGCccaagaagatgaagaaagaaaaggaaatgaatggagaaaCTGGAGAGAAAAGCCCCAAACTGAAGAATGGATTTCCTCATCCTGAACCTGACTGTAACCCCAGTGAAGCTGACAGTGAAGAAAGTAACAGTAAGATAGAGCAGGAAATACCTGTGGAACAAAAAGAAGGTACTTTCTCTAATTTTCCCATatctgaagaaaatattaaacttCTCAAAGGCCGAGGAGTGA TATTTCCTATACAAGCAAAGACATTCCATCATGTTTACAGCGGGAAGGACTTAATTGCACAGGCACGGACAGGAACTGGGAAGACATTCTCCTTTGCCATCCCTTTGATTGAGAAACTTCATGCGGAACTGCAAGACAGGAAGAGAGGCCGTCCCCCTCAGGTACTGGTTCTTGCACCTACAAGAGAGTTGGCAAATCAAGTAAGCAAAGACTTCAGTGACATCACAAAAAAGCTGTCAGTGGCTTGTTTTTATGGTGGAACTCCCTATGGAGGTCAATTTGAACACATGAGGAATGGGATTGATATCCTGGTTGGAACACCAGGTCGTGTCAAAGACCACATACAGAATGGCAAACTAGATCTCACCAAACTTAAGCATGTTGTCCTGGATGAAGTGGACCAGATGCTGGATATGGGATTTGCTGATCAAGTGGAAGAGATTTTAAGTGTGGTGTACAAGAAAGATTCTGAAGACAATCCCCAAACATTGCTCTTTTCTGCAACTTGCCCTCATTGGGTATTTAATGTTGCCAAGAAATACATGAAATCTACATATGAACAGGTGGACCTGATTGGTAAAAAGACGCAGAAAACGGCAATAACTGTGGAGCATCTGGCTATTAAGTGCCACTGGACTCAGAGGGCAGTCATCCGAGTATATAGTGGTCATCAAGGACGCACTATCATCTTTTGTGAAACCAAGAAAGAAGCCCAGGAGCTGTCCCAGAATTCAGCTATAAAGCAGGATGCTCAGTCCTTGCATGGAGACATTCCACAGAAGCAAAGGGAAATCACCCTGAAAGGTTTTAGAAATGGTAGTTTTGGAGTTTTGGTGGCAACCAATGTTGCTGCACGTGGGTTAGACATCCCTGAGGTTGATTTGGTCATACAAAGCTCTCCACCAAAGGATGCAGAGTCCTACACTCATCGATCCGGGCGGACAGGCAGAGCTGGAAGGACGGGGGTGTGCATCTGCTTTTATCAGCACAAGGAAGAATATCAATTAGTACAAGTGGAGCAAAAAGCGGGAATTAAATTCAAACGAATAGGTGTTCCTTCtgcaacagaaataataaaagcttCCAGCAAAGATGCCCTCAGGCTTTTGGATTCCGTGCCTCCCACTGCCATTAGTCACTTCAAACAATCAGCTGAGAAGCTGATAGAGGAGAACGGAGCTGTGGAAGCTCTGGCAGCAGCACTGGCCCTTATTTCAGGTGCCACGTCCGTAGACCGGCGCTCCTTGATCAATGCAAATGTGAGTTTTGTGACCATGATCTTGCAGTGCTCAATTGAAATGCCAAATATTAGTTATGCTTGGAAAGAACTTAAAGAGCAGCTGGGCGAGGAGATTGATTCCAAAGTGAAGGGAATGGTTTTTCTCAAAGGAAAGCTGGGTGTTTGCTTTGATGTACCTACCGCATCAATAACAGAAATACAGGAGAAATGGCATGATTCACGATGCTGGCAGCTCTCTGTGGCCACAGAGCAACCAGAGCTGGAAGGACCACGGGAAGGATATGGAGGCTTCAGGGGACAGCGGGAAGGCAGTGGAGGCTTCAGGGGACGGCGGGACGGAAACAGAAGATTCAGAGGACAGCGGGAAGGCAATAGAGGCCCAAGAGGACAGCGATCAGGAGGTGGCAACAAAAGTAACAGATCCCAAAACAAAGTCCAGAAGCGGAGTTTCAGTAAAGCATTTGGTCAATAA